A genomic stretch from Oleomonas cavernae includes:
- a CDS encoding acyl-CoA dehydrogenase family protein, with product MNFAFTADQLLFRDTVRDFLAAECTPADVRTLAAGEGRSAARWGKLAELGLTGLTVPEAQGGLGLTLVDLVLIAEEAGRAALPEPLIDQIGIVVPLLARFTHRPEVAAVLEGIAAGTVTVAVGHPADPYVADAADADWLLLGRDDALHLVPRGKVTLTQEVSVDPLRHIAAVAWAPDNTTLLGEGLDDLLDHGALCASAQALGLAQAMVELAADYARTRSQFGKPIGSFQAVKHHLASVQVAIEFAKAPVYKAAFSLAQGLPRAARDIAHGRIAAIDAAAAAARTAIQVFGAMGYTYEVDLHFFMKRAWALAGVWGDRHFHVSRLQHLVLSDDAPTGADATFGPK from the coding sequence ATGAATTTCGCCTTCACCGCCGACCAGTTGCTGTTCCGCGACACCGTCCGCGACTTCCTCGCGGCGGAATGCACCCCCGCCGATGTCCGCACCCTGGCGGCGGGCGAGGGGCGTTCCGCGGCCCGCTGGGGCAAGCTGGCCGAACTGGGCCTGACCGGCCTGACCGTGCCGGAAGCCCAAGGGGGCCTGGGCCTCACCCTGGTTGATCTCGTGCTGATCGCCGAGGAAGCGGGGCGGGCCGCGCTGCCCGAACCGCTGATCGACCAGATCGGCATCGTCGTGCCCCTGCTGGCGCGCTTTACCCATCGGCCGGAGGTCGCCGCCGTCCTGGAGGGCATCGCGGCGGGCACGGTGACGGTGGCGGTGGGGCATCCGGCCGATCCATACGTCGCCGATGCCGCCGATGCCGATTGGCTGCTGCTGGGCCGGGACGATGCCCTGCACCTGGTGCCGCGCGGTAAAGTCACGCTAACGCAGGAGGTCAGCGTCGATCCCCTGCGGCACATCGCGGCGGTCGCGTGGGCGCCCGACAATACGACCTTGCTGGGCGAGGGACTTGACGACCTGCTGGACCATGGCGCGCTCTGCGCCTCCGCCCAGGCGCTGGGCCTGGCCCAGGCCATGGTCGAGCTGGCGGCGGACTATGCCCGCACGCGCAGCCAGTTCGGCAAGCCGATCGGCTCGTTCCAGGCGGTAAAGCATCATCTGGCCAGCGTCCAGGTGGCGATCGAATTCGCCAAGGCGCCGGTCTACAAGGCGGCCTTTTCGCTCGCCCAGGGCCTGCCCCGGGCGGCGCGCGACATCGCCCACGGCCGGATCGCGGCGATCGACGCCGCGGCAGCGGCCGCGCGCACGGCGATCCAGGTGTTCGGCGCCATGGGCTATACCTACGAGGTCGACCTGCACTTCTTCATGAAACGCGCCTGGGCCCTGGCCGGGGTCTGGGGCGACCGGCACTTTCACGTTAGCCGCCTTCAGCATCTGGTCCTTTCGGACGATGCGCCGACCGGTGCCGATGCCACTTTTGGCCCCAAGTAG
- a CDS encoding enoyl-CoA hydratase family protein: protein MEFTYTVTNRVAEIVMNQPPVNAFNSTGWFNLARTIRAAGEDAGVSVLILRAEGRGFCAGVDIKELAKDGSKIVAVNKGCYESFEAVHRCKVPVIAATHGFVLGGGIGLSGAADIIIASEDSYFGLPEIDRGAMGGASHFLRMLPLQKVRRLFYTGESITAAEMAKWGAIEEVVPRDKLVEAAWALAAKIAGKSPKALRLAKEALNGIEPVDIERNYRFEQGFTLELYTSPDSQEARDAFVEKRDAKFG, encoded by the coding sequence ATGGAATTCACCTACACCGTCACGAACCGCGTCGCCGAGATCGTGATGAACCAGCCGCCGGTCAACGCCTTCAACTCGACCGGCTGGTTCAATCTGGCCCGGACCATCCGCGCCGCCGGCGAGGATGCAGGCGTCAGCGTCCTCATCCTGCGGGCCGAAGGCCGCGGTTTCTGCGCCGGCGTCGACATCAAGGAACTGGCCAAGGATGGCAGCAAGATCGTCGCCGTCAACAAGGGCTGCTACGAGAGCTTCGAGGCGGTGCACCGCTGCAAGGTGCCGGTGATCGCGGCAACCCACGGCTTCGTGCTGGGCGGTGGCATCGGCCTGTCGGGCGCGGCCGATATCATCATCGCGTCGGAAGACAGCTATTTCGGCCTGCCTGAGATCGACCGCGGCGCCATGGGCGGCGCCTCCCATTTCCTGCGCATGCTGCCGCTGCAGAAGGTGCGCCGCCTGTTCTACACCGGCGAATCGATCACCGCGGCCGAGATGGCGAAATGGGGCGCGATCGAGGAGGTGGTGCCGCGCGACAAGCTGGTCGAGGCCGCCTGGGCGCTCGCCGCCAAGATCGCGGGCAAGAGCCCCAAGGCCCTGCGCCTGGCCAAGGAAGCCCTGAACGGCATCGAGCCCGTGGATATCGAGCGCAACTACCGCTTCGAGCAGGGCTTCACCCTGGAACTCTATACGTCGCCCGACAGCCAGGAAGCGCGCGACGCTTTCGTCGAGAAGCGCGACGCCAAGTTCGGGTAA
- a CDS encoding CoA-transferase subunit beta has translation MTYTLAELCITAAAEAWRGNGEVLASGIGLIPRLGASLAKATFAPELMMTDGEAYLVEEPVPVGKRGGYVPKAEGWMPYARVFDVVYRGHRHAMTGPVQIDRYGQQNISFVGKDAKKPKAMLLGVRGIPGNTANHINSMFVPNHSTRVFVEGEVDMVSGVGHNAARFTDGRSDRFLDLRLIVTDLAVLDFLGTNKAIRVRHLHPGISFEQVQAATGFPLEGKATATQTPAPTAEQLEVIRTVLDPHNIRATAFKDDPPGDRREAA, from the coding sequence ATGACCTATACCCTCGCAGAACTGTGCATCACCGCTGCGGCCGAGGCCTGGCGCGGCAATGGCGAAGTGCTGGCGTCCGGCATCGGCCTGATCCCGCGCTTGGGTGCAAGCCTCGCCAAGGCGACCTTCGCGCCCGAATTGATGATGACTGATGGCGAGGCCTACCTGGTCGAGGAGCCGGTGCCGGTGGGCAAGCGTGGTGGCTACGTACCCAAGGCCGAAGGCTGGATGCCCTATGCCCGCGTCTTCGACGTCGTCTACCGCGGCCACCGCCATGCCATGACCGGGCCGGTGCAGATCGACCGCTATGGCCAGCAGAACATCAGCTTCGTCGGCAAGGACGCGAAAAAGCCCAAGGCCATGCTGCTGGGCGTGCGCGGCATTCCCGGCAACACCGCCAACCACATCAATTCGATGTTCGTGCCCAATCATTCGACCCGCGTCTTCGTCGAGGGCGAGGTCGACATGGTGTCGGGGGTCGGCCACAACGCCGCCCGCTTCACGGACGGCCGTTCCGACCGTTTCCTCGATCTGCGCCTGATCGTGACCGACCTGGCCGTGCTAGACTTCCTAGGGACAAACAAGGCGATCCGGGTTCGCCACCTGCATCCCGGCATCAGCTTCGAGCAGGTCCAGGCCGCCACCGGCTTCCCGCTCGAAGGCAAGGCGACGGCGACCCAGACCCCGGCACCCACGGCAGAACAGCTCGAGGTGATCCGCACGGTCCTGGATCCCCATAATATCCGCGCGACGGCCTTCAAGGACGACCCGCCCGGCGACCGGAGGGAAGCGGCATGA
- a CDS encoding acyl-CoA dehydrogenase, translating into MDLTYTPGQQAFRADVRAWMAANVPAHKLKSYDTREGFEEHRAWERTLNEGRYAMITWPEILGGRGANLIEWLIFEEEYYRAGAPGRVNQNGIFLLGPTLMEYGTPEQKARFLPRMAAGEDIWAQGWSEPGAGSDMAAIRTKAVRDGDHYVINGQKTWSTRAAFADWCFGLFRTDPNSERHHGMSFILLPLDTPGITRRPIPQLDGEPGFAELFFDDVRVPVENRLGGEGEGWNIAMATAGFERGLMLRSPARFQETAKRLVTLYRRHQAKVSPAVGEAVLKAWMDAEAYCLNTYMTASRLMAGGKIGQEASLNKIFWSELDRSMHETALSILGARAELLANGVDDPDEATRWLKGFLFSLAGPIYAGTNEIQRNVIAERLLKLPR; encoded by the coding sequence ATGGACCTGACCTATACGCCGGGCCAGCAGGCCTTCCGGGCGGACGTCCGGGCCTGGATGGCGGCGAACGTGCCGGCGCACAAGCTCAAATCCTACGACACGCGCGAAGGCTTCGAGGAGCATCGGGCCTGGGAGCGGACCTTGAACGAGGGCCGCTATGCCATGATCACCTGGCCGGAGATCCTGGGCGGGCGCGGCGCCAACCTGATCGAATGGCTGATCTTCGAGGAGGAATACTACCGCGCCGGCGCGCCCGGCCGGGTGAACCAGAACGGCATCTTCCTGCTGGGCCCGACCCTGATGGAATACGGCACGCCGGAGCAGAAGGCGCGCTTCCTGCCGCGCATGGCGGCGGGCGAGGATATCTGGGCGCAGGGCTGGTCGGAACCGGGTGCGGGCAGCGACATGGCGGCGATCCGCACCAAGGCGGTGCGCGACGGCGATCATTACGTCATCAACGGCCAGAAAACCTGGTCGACCAGGGCGGCTTTCGCCGACTGGTGCTTCGGCCTGTTCCGCACCGATCCCAATTCCGAGCGCCATCACGGCATGAGCTTCATCCTGCTGCCGCTCGATACGCCGGGCATCACAAGGCGCCCGATCCCGCAGCTCGACGGCGAGCCGGGCTTTGCCGAACTGTTCTTCGACGATGTCCGCGTGCCGGTGGAAAATCGCTTAGGCGGCGAGGGCGAAGGCTGGAATATCGCCATGGCGACGGCCGGCTTCGAGCGCGGCCTGATGCTGCGCTCGCCCGCGCGGTTCCAGGAAACGGCGAAGCGCCTGGTCACGCTCTATCGCCGGCACCAGGCGAAAGTCTCGCCCGCGGTGGGCGAGGCGGTGCTGAAGGCCTGGATGGACGCGGAGGCCTATTGCCTCAACACCTACATGACCGCCAGCCGCCTGATGGCCGGCGGCAAGATCGGCCAGGAAGCGAGCCTCAACAAGATCTTCTGGTCCGAACTCGACCGCTCGATGCACGAGACCGCCCTGTCGATCCTGGGCGCCCGCGCCGAATTGCTGGCCAACGGTGTCGACGACCCGGACGAGGCGACGCGCTGGCTGAAAGGCTTCCTGTTCTCGCTGGCCGGGCCGATCTATGCCGGCACCAACGAGATCCAGCGCAACGTCATCGCCGAACGCCTGCTGAAGCTGCCACGATGA
- a CDS encoding NAD(P)H-dependent flavin oxidoreductase, producing MTHPALSTPLTERLGCTYPILQTAMGWVATPKLVAATCNAGGFGFLAGAVIPAEQIEEEILKVKALTDKPFGLNLHMFLPGADHMLDMAIKHGLRAVSYSRSPSAALVSKLKDAGLVCIPTVGAVKHAVAAVKMGADMVTVQGGEGGGHTGSVPTSLLVPQVLDAVKVPVVAAGGFRDGRGLVAALAYGAAGIAMGTRFLMTSDSPVPRATLERYLTSEVTNIIVSTRVDGAPMRMILNETLGRLEQAGPLSRLITALKSGLAFRKHAGLGIVEMLKSALANARANKLTLTETMMAANSPMLIQRSMVEGHPSEGVLPSGQVAGLIRDLPSAAEVIDSIIAQAEARLAALNPGARAVAAAQ from the coding sequence ATGACCCATCCCGCGCTCTCCACCCCGCTCACCGAGCGCCTCGGCTGCACCTACCCGATCCTGCAAACCGCCATGGGCTGGGTCGCGACGCCGAAGCTGGTCGCCGCGACCTGCAACGCGGGCGGTTTCGGCTTCCTGGCCGGGGCGGTGATCCCGGCCGAGCAGATCGAAGAGGAAATCCTCAAGGTCAAGGCGCTGACCGACAAGCCCTTCGGCCTGAACCTGCACATGTTCCTGCCCGGCGCCGACCACATGCTGGACATGGCGATCAAGCACGGCCTGCGGGCCGTCTCTTATTCCCGCTCGCCCTCGGCGGCGCTGGTCTCCAAGCTCAAGGATGCGGGCCTCGTCTGCATCCCGACCGTCGGTGCGGTGAAACATGCCGTGGCGGCGGTGAAAATGGGCGCCGACATGGTCACCGTGCAGGGTGGCGAGGGCGGCGGGCACACCGGCTCGGTCCCCACCTCCCTGCTGGTGCCCCAGGTGCTGGACGCGGTGAAGGTGCCGGTGGTGGCCGCCGGCGGCTTCCGCGATGGGCGCGGCCTGGTCGCGGCCCTGGCCTATGGGGCGGCGGGCATCGCCATGGGCACCCGTTTCCTGATGACCAGCGACAGCCCGGTGCCCCGTGCCACGCTGGAGCGATACCTCACCAGCGAGGTCACCAATATCATCGTCTCGACCCGGGTCGACGGCGCGCCCATGCGCATGATCCTGAACGAGACCCTGGGGCGGCTGGAACAGGCCGGGCCGCTCTCGCGCCTGATCACCGCGCTGAAATCAGGCCTCGCCTTCCGCAAGCATGCGGGCCTGGGGATCGTCGAGATGCTGAAATCGGCGCTGGCCAATGCCCGCGCCAACAAGCTGACCCTGACCGAGACCATGATGGCGGCCAATTCGCCCATGCTGATCCAGCGCTCCATGGTCGAGGGCCACCCTAGCGAGGGCGTGCTGCCCTCGGGCCAGGTCGCCGGCCTGATCCGCGACCTGCCCAGCGCAGCGGAAGTGATCGACAGCATCATCGCCCAGGCCGAAGCCCGCCTGGCGGCATTGAATCCAGGCGCGCGCGCCGTCGCCGCGGCCCAGTGA
- a CDS encoding enoyl-CoA hydratase, which translates to MSDKAASGRDPVEIVYETQEPVHYKVEDGVATLTMDRVRFNNVQNSQMTYALDAAFRKAADDDAVKVIVLAGAGKHFSAGHDIGTPGRDINKTFDRVHLWWDHVEREGGEKLFVREQEVYLGMCRRWRDIPKPTIAMVQGACVAGGLMLAWVCDLIVAADDAFFADPVVRMGIPGVEYFAHVHELNARIAKEFLFLGERMSAERAYQMGMVNRVVPRASLEEETYGIAKRIAAMPRMGLALAKQVVNHIEDLQGKRAGMDNAFGYHHFAHAHNQLVQGDTLAGYDGKAMAKSQKKAAEGAE; encoded by the coding sequence ATGAGCGACAAGGCAGCCAGCGGCCGCGACCCGGTCGAGATCGTCTACGAAACGCAAGAACCGGTGCATTACAAGGTCGAGGATGGCGTCGCCACCCTGACCATGGACCGGGTGCGCTTCAACAATGTCCAGAACAGCCAGATGACCTACGCGCTCGACGCCGCCTTCCGCAAGGCGGCGGACGACGACGCGGTGAAGGTCATCGTGCTGGCCGGGGCGGGCAAGCATTTCTCCGCCGGCCACGACATCGGCACGCCCGGCCGCGACATCAACAAGACGTTCGACCGCGTGCATCTGTGGTGGGACCATGTCGAGCGCGAGGGCGGCGAGAAACTGTTCGTGCGCGAGCAGGAAGTGTATCTCGGCATGTGCCGGCGCTGGCGCGACATCCCCAAGCCGACCATCGCGATGGTCCAGGGCGCCTGCGTCGCCGGCGGCCTGATGCTGGCCTGGGTCTGCGACCTGATCGTCGCCGCCGACGATGCCTTCTTCGCCGATCCGGTGGTGCGCATGGGCATCCCCGGCGTCGAATACTTCGCCCATGTCCACGAACTGAACGCCCGCATCGCCAAGGAGTTTCTGTTCCTGGGCGAGCGCATGTCGGCCGAGCGCGCCTATCAGATGGGCATGGTCAACCGCGTGGTGCCCCGCGCCTCGCTCGAAGAGGAGACCTATGGCATCGCCAAGCGCATCGCGGCGATGCCGCGCATGGGCCTGGCCCTGGCCAAGCAGGTGGTCAACCACATCGAGGATCTCCAGGGCAAGCGCGCCGGCATGGACAACGCCTTCGGCTATCACCACTTCGCCCACGCCCACAACCAGCTCGTCCAGGGCGACACGCTGGCCGGCTACGACGGCAAGGCCATGGCCAAGTCGCAGAAGAAAGCGGCGGAGGGGGCGGAATGA
- a CDS encoding CoA transferase subunit A, which translates to MDKRLSVADIVANLRSGMTLGVGGWGARRKPMAVVREILRTDITDLTVVSYGGPDVGLLAAAGKIRKLVFGFVTLDSIPLDNHFRSARQAGAFETFEIDEGMLQWGLRAAAMRLPFLPSRAGIGSDVERLHPDLKTVRSPYDDGELLIAVPALTLDAAIVHVNAADKLGNTIVTAPIPSSTNGSAAPPTRPMSPLTGWSARPRWAA; encoded by the coding sequence ATGGACAAGCGGTTGAGCGTTGCCGACATCGTCGCGAACCTGCGCAGCGGCATGACCTTAGGCGTCGGCGGCTGGGGCGCCCGGCGCAAGCCCATGGCCGTGGTGCGCGAGATCCTGCGCACCGACATCACGGACCTGACCGTGGTCTCCTACGGCGGCCCCGATGTCGGCCTGCTGGCCGCGGCGGGCAAGATCAGGAAGCTGGTCTTCGGCTTCGTCACGCTCGACTCGATCCCGCTCGACAATCATTTCCGCAGCGCCCGCCAGGCGGGTGCGTTCGAGACCTTCGAAATCGACGAGGGCATGCTGCAATGGGGCCTGCGCGCCGCCGCTATGCGCCTGCCCTTCCTGCCCAGCCGGGCGGGCATCGGCAGCGATGTCGAGCGCCTGCATCCGGACTTGAAGACCGTCCGCTCCCCCTATGACGACGGTGAACTGCTGATCGCCGTGCCGGCCCTGACCCTCGACGCCGCCATCGTCCACGTGAACGCCGCCGACAAGCTGGGCAACACCATCGTGACGGCCCCGATCCCTTCTTCGACGAATGGTTCTGCCGCGCCGCCGACAAGGCCTATGTCACCACTGACCGGCTGGTCAGCACGGCCGCGTTGGGCGGCCTGA
- a CDS encoding acetyl-CoA C-acetyltransferase, translating to MAEAYIIDAVRTPVGRRNGSLSKMHPADIGAHVLSALMDRTGIDPAAVEDVVMGCLDTIGPQAGDIARTCWLAAGLPEEVPGTTVDRQCGSSQQAVHFAAQGVMSGTQDLVVAAGVQNMSQIPISAAMLVADRYGYTDPFSTSVGWQKRYPGEEISQFRAAEMIAEKWQCSREEMERFALTSHQRAAAAITAGLFDGEIAPVGDFARDETARPDTSLEKMATLKTLTPGGRLHAGVSSQISDGAAAVLIASERAVKEHNLKPRARIHHMSVRGADPVWMLTAPIPATAYALKKAGMTIGDIDLVEINEAFASVVLAWMKETGCPHEKVNVHGGAIALGHPLGATGCRLMTTLLNTMERNGARYGLQTMCEGGGQANVTIIERLN from the coding sequence ATGGCCGAGGCTTATATCATCGATGCCGTCCGCACGCCGGTCGGGCGCCGCAACGGCAGCCTGTCCAAGATGCACCCCGCCGATATTGGCGCCCATGTGCTGAGCGCGCTGATGGACCGCACCGGCATCGACCCGGCGGCCGTGGAAGACGTGGTCATGGGCTGTCTCGACACCATCGGGCCCCAGGCAGGCGACATCGCCCGTACCTGCTGGCTGGCCGCCGGCCTGCCTGAGGAGGTGCCCGGCACCACCGTGGATCGGCAATGCGGCTCGTCCCAGCAGGCGGTGCATTTTGCGGCGCAAGGGGTGATGAGCGGCACCCAGGACCTGGTGGTCGCCGCCGGCGTCCAGAACATGAGCCAGATCCCGATTTCCGCCGCCATGCTGGTGGCCGACCGCTATGGCTATACCGATCCGTTCTCGACGTCCGTCGGCTGGCAGAAGCGCTATCCGGGCGAGGAGATCAGCCAGTTCCGCGCCGCCGAGATGATCGCCGAGAAGTGGCAGTGCAGCCGCGAGGAAATGGAGCGCTTTGCCCTGACCTCGCACCAGCGCGCCGCCGCTGCCATCACAGCCGGCCTGTTCGACGGCGAGATCGCGCCCGTGGGCGACTTCGCCCGCGACGAGACGGCGCGTCCCGACACCAGCCTGGAAAAAATGGCGACCCTGAAGACCTTGACGCCCGGCGGCCGGCTCCACGCCGGTGTCTCGTCGCAGATCTCCGACGGCGCCGCCGCGGTCCTGATCGCCTCGGAACGGGCGGTGAAGGAACACAACCTCAAGCCCCGCGCCCGCATCCATCACATGAGCGTGCGCGGCGCCGATCCGGTGTGGATGTTGACCGCGCCGATTCCGGCCACTGCCTATGCCCTGAAAAAGGCCGGCATGACCATCGGCGATATCGACCTGGTCGAGATCAACGAGGCCTTCGCCAGCGTCGTCCTGGCCTGGATGAAGGAAACCGGCTGCCCCCACGAGAAGGTGAACGTCCACGGCGGCGCCATCGCGCTGGGCCATCCCCTGGGCGCCACCGGCTGCCGGCTGATGACCACCCTGCTCAACACCATGGAGCGCAACGGGGCGCGTTACGGGTTGCAGACCATGTGCGAAGGCGGCGGCCAGGCTAATGTCACCATCATCGAGCGCCTGAACTGA